A region of Ferruginibacter albus DNA encodes the following proteins:
- the radA gene encoding DNA repair protein RadA, with protein sequence MSKTKTSFFCQNCGYESAKWLGKCPSCNQWNTFVEEVTVKGSDKKDDWKDYGSNGKIKTISINEVTSAEEKRIVTTDVELNRVLGGGIVAGSIVLVAGEPGIGKSTLFLQDGLQLKDITTLYISGEESEQQIKMRADRIGIQNENFYLLTETNTQAIFQEIKKLKPQLVIVDSIQTLQSSFVESGAGSVSQIRECAGELQRFAKETNTPVFIIGHITKDGTIAGPKILEHMVDTVLQFEGDRNYAYRILRTLKNRFGSTAELGIYEMTGEGMKPVTNPSEILITQKEDALSGIAIAATIEGMRPLLIETQALVTQSVYGTPQRTVTGYDLRRLQLLLAVLEKRGGFNFGMKDVFVNIAGGLKVEDPSIDLGIVSALLSSYEDVPLNHTICFAGEVGLSGEIRAVNRIEQRIAEAQKLGFTKIILSKYNSKSIGKLKFDIEVVALGKVEELYQYLF encoded by the coding sequence ATGAGTAAAACAAAAACATCCTTCTTTTGTCAGAACTGCGGATATGAAAGTGCAAAGTGGCTAGGCAAATGTCCATCATGTAATCAATGGAACACATTTGTAGAAGAAGTAACCGTAAAAGGCAGCGATAAAAAAGATGATTGGAAAGATTACGGAAGCAATGGAAAAATAAAAACCATTTCAATTAATGAGGTTACCAGCGCTGAAGAAAAAAGAATCGTAACTACTGATGTTGAATTGAATCGGGTATTAGGTGGCGGTATTGTTGCAGGCAGTATTGTATTAGTAGCCGGTGAGCCTGGCATTGGTAAATCAACATTGTTTTTGCAAGATGGACTACAGCTAAAAGACATTACTACATTATACATTAGCGGAGAAGAAAGTGAACAGCAAATTAAAATGCGTGCTGATAGAATTGGTATTCAGAATGAAAATTTTTATTTGCTTACAGAAACCAATACGCAAGCAATCTTCCAGGAAATAAAAAAATTAAAGCCGCAATTGGTGATCGTTGATTCAATCCAAACACTGCAATCATCATTTGTTGAATCAGGCGCCGGAAGTGTAAGCCAGATCCGCGAATGCGCCGGTGAGTTACAGCGTTTTGCCAAAGAAACAAACACGCCCGTTTTTATAATTGGTCATATTACTAAAGATGGAACCATTGCCGGTCCGAAAATTCTGGAGCACATGGTAGATACTGTTCTTCAATTTGAAGGTGACCGTAATTATGCTTACAGAATCTTACGAACGTTGAAAAACCGTTTTGGATCTACTGCTGAATTAGGCATTTATGAAATGACAGGCGAAGGAATGAAGCCTGTTACCAACCCAAGTGAAATATTAATTACGCAAAAAGAAGATGCACTAAGTGGAATTGCAATTGCTGCAACTATAGAAGGAATGCGCCCCTTATTGATAGAAACACAGGCATTGGTTACGCAAAGTGTTTATGGAACGCCGCAACGTACAGTTACCGGTTATGATCTGCGTCGCTTGCAGTTATTACTAGCTGTGTTGGAAAAACGTGGCGGATTTAATTTTGGAATGAAAGATGTGTTTGTAAATATTGCCGGTGGTTTAAAAGTAGAAGATCCTTCCATCGATTTAGGAATTGTAAGCGCTTTATTGAGCAGTTATGAAGATGTTCCGTTAAATCATACTATATGTTTTGCCGGCGAAGTTGGCTTAAGCGGAGAGATAAGAGCTGTGAACAGGATTGAACAGCGAATTGCTGAAGCACAAAAATTAGGTTTTACTAAAATTATATTGAGCAAGTACAATTCAAAATCTATCGGCAAATTGAAATTTGATATTGAAGTTGTTGCATTGGGCAAAGTAGAGGAATTGTACCAGTATTTGTTTTAA
- a CDS encoding DNA polymerase III subunit: MQFKDVIGQTHIKEKLVQMVQHNRLSHALLFLGKEGSGGLSLAMAFAQYVVCEKVNGKSTPQEAGPSLFEEEPTSSTPHSQVQTDSCGVCPSCIKAQKLIHPDIHFSYPVITKKSGEKPVSTDFITEWREFASLYTYGNVYDWLQSINAENKQGNITAAECNEIIRKLNLKSFESEYKTLIMWMPEFLGKEGNKLLKLIEEPPPNTLFIFVAENESEILQTILSRTQLVKITPLSNLEVEAALELRSGANIEKAHQVAALAEGNYREALQLLQHAEADWHSLLREWLNAILKTGPAAQVKWIEEISKQGRENQKQFLKYFTHLLEQAVRARSFQSISENQGPELDFAQRLNKLCSIPQQEAIINELDKASYYIERNANSKMLFHALSIKLYHIISNNSLILVN, encoded by the coding sequence ATGCAATTCAAAGACGTAATAGGTCAGACACATATAAAAGAAAAGTTGGTGCAGATGGTTCAACACAATCGTTTGAGCCATGCATTATTGTTTTTAGGAAAAGAAGGAAGCGGTGGATTATCGTTAGCCATGGCTTTTGCGCAATATGTTGTTTGCGAAAAAGTAAATGGAAAATCTACTCCTCAAGAAGCTGGACCATCACTATTTGAAGAGGAGCCTACATCTTCAACTCCCCACTCACAAGTTCAAACTGACAGCTGTGGCGTTTGTCCTTCCTGCATCAAAGCACAAAAGCTAATTCATCCCGATATTCATTTTTCTTATCCTGTCATCACAAAAAAATCAGGAGAAAAACCCGTTAGCACTGATTTTATAACCGAGTGGAGGGAATTTGCCTCCCTATATACTTATGGCAATGTATATGATTGGCTGCAATCCATCAACGCAGAAAATAAGCAAGGAAATATAACTGCAGCAGAATGCAACGAGATCATCCGAAAGCTTAATTTAAAAAGTTTTGAAAGCGAGTATAAAACATTGATCATGTGGATGCCCGAGTTTTTGGGCAAGGAAGGAAATAAATTATTAAAGCTGATTGAAGAGCCACCGCCTAATACATTATTCATTTTTGTGGCTGAAAACGAAAGTGAAATTTTACAAACCATTTTATCAAGAACACAATTAGTAAAAATAACTCCGCTTTCTAATTTAGAAGTAGAAGCTGCATTGGAATTAAGGTCTGGAGCCAACATAGAAAAAGCTCACCAGGTAGCAGCACTTGCCGAGGGAAATTACAGAGAAGCCTTGCAATTATTGCAACATGCCGAAGCCGATTGGCACAGTTTATTACGGGAATGGCTAAACGCCATTTTAAAAACCGGTCCGGCAGCTCAGGTTAAATGGATAGAAGAGATCAGTAAACAAGGGCGTGAAAATCAAAAACAATTCTTAAAATATTTTACGCACCTACTGGAACAAGCGGTAAGAGCCAGAAGTTTCCAGTCGATTAGCGAAAATCAAGGTCCGGAGCTCGATTTTGCCCAAAGGCTCAACAAACTATGCAGTATCCCGCAGCAGGAAGCCATCATTAACGAACTCGACAAAGCCAGTTATTATATAGAGCGCAATGCCAACTCCAAAATGCTGTTTCATGCGCTTTCCATCAAGCTTTATCATATTATTAGCAACAATTCGTTAATTTTGGTCAATTGA
- a CDS encoding glutathione peroxidase, translating into MIKFLLAGAILLSCAAKNNNTAAMQTTAPTKDTSIYDFKVEGLTGDTIDFAKFKGKKIMIVNTASLCGNTPQYADLEKLYEQYKGKLVIVGFPANNFHEQEPGTNAEIKEFCTKNYGVSFPMAAKVSVKGDDIAPIYQYLIAKANQKGFDDPIKWNFTKFLLDENGNLITVIFHKTSVLSEEVINKL; encoded by the coding sequence ATGATAAAGTTTCTATTAGCAGGCGCAATTCTATTATCCTGCGCAGCAAAAAACAATAATACTGCAGCAATGCAAACCACAGCACCAACAAAAGATACTTCCATCTATGATTTTAAAGTAGAAGGCTTAACGGGCGATACTATCGACTTTGCAAAATTCAAAGGCAAAAAAATAATGATCGTGAACACTGCATCACTTTGCGGTAATACACCTCAGTACGCCGATTTGGAAAAATTATATGAGCAGTATAAAGGCAAATTGGTTATTGTAGGCTTTCCGGCAAATAACTTTCATGAGCAGGAACCCGGCACCAATGCGGAAATAAAAGAATTCTGTACAAAAAATTACGGCGTTAGTTTTCCAATGGCAGCAAAGGTTTCGGTTAAGGGCGATGATATTGCCCCTATCTATCAATACCTAATTGCCAAAGCAAATCAAAAAGGTTTTGATGATCCTATTAAATGGAATTTCACAAAATTTTTGTTAGACGAAAATGGAAATCTTATCACTGTTATCTTTCATAAAACAAGTGTGTTAAGCGAGGAAGTGATCAATAAGCTTTAG
- the eno gene encoding phosphopyruvate hydratase, giving the protein MSYIASIHARQILDSRGNPTVEVDVLTENEHLGRAAVPSGASTGIHEAVELRDGNKKIYQGKGVLKAVKNVNTIIADNLLGWDVADQTGIDAAMIALDGTANKGKLGANALLAVSMAVAKAAALEANLPLYRYIGGTNAKTLPIPMMNILNGGAHADNKIDFQEFMVMPVGASSFSEGLQWGVDIFHALKSVLKKKGFSTNVGDEGGFAPNIQSNEEAIETVLTAIQAAGFKTGSQIMIAMDAANSELWDAKKKKYVFHKSSGKELSSDQLVKFWESWAKQYPICSIEDGMAEDDWAGWKNLTDTIGKKVQLVGDDLFVTNVTRLERGIKEDTANGLLVKVNQIGTITETINAVSMAQNNGYNTIMSHRSGETEDTTIADLAVALNCGQIKTGSASRTDRMAKYNQLIRIEEMLGESGIYPKGKIKFGK; this is encoded by the coding sequence ATGAGCTACATAGCCAGCATTCATGCAAGACAAATTCTAGACAGTCGCGGTAACCCCACCGTTGAAGTTGATGTATTAACAGAAAACGAACACTTAGGTCGTGCAGCCGTTCCAAGCGGTGCCAGCACCGGTATTCACGAAGCAGTTGAATTGCGTGACGGCAACAAAAAAATCTACCAGGGTAAAGGTGTGTTGAAAGCAGTAAAAAATGTAAATACAATCATCGCTGATAATTTATTAGGTTGGGATGTTGCTGATCAAACCGGTATTGACGCCGCCATGATCGCTTTAGACGGAACTGCTAACAAAGGCAAATTAGGTGCTAATGCATTATTAGCGGTAAGTATGGCGGTTGCAAAAGCAGCAGCGTTGGAAGCAAATCTTCCTTTATATCGTTACATCGGCGGTACGAATGCTAAAACATTGCCTATCCCGATGATGAACATTTTGAATGGTGGTGCGCATGCCGATAATAAAATCGATTTCCAGGAATTTATGGTAATGCCTGTTGGCGCTTCGTCTTTTAGCGAAGGTTTGCAATGGGGCGTTGATATTTTCCATGCATTAAAAAGTGTATTAAAGAAAAAAGGCTTCAGCACTAACGTAGGTGACGAAGGTGGTTTTGCTCCAAACATCCAAAGTAATGAAGAAGCTATTGAAACAGTATTAACGGCAATCCAGGCAGCAGGCTTTAAAACAGGCAGTCAAATTATGATTGCTATGGATGCAGCTAACAGCGAGTTGTGGGATGCTAAAAAGAAGAAATATGTTTTCCATAAAAGTTCAGGTAAAGAATTAAGCAGCGACCAGTTGGTTAAATTCTGGGAAAGCTGGGCTAAGCAATATCCAATCTGCAGCATTGAAGATGGTATGGCAGAGGATGATTGGGCTGGTTGGAAAAACTTAACGGACACTATCGGTAAAAAAGTCCAATTAGTGGGTGATGATCTTTTTGTTACAAACGTTACCCGTTTAGAAAGAGGTATTAAAGAAGATACTGCCAACGGTTTGCTGGTTAAAGTAAATCAAATTGGTACTATTACTGAAACTATTAATGCGGTTAGCATGGCTCAAAACAATGGTTACAACACCATCATGAGTCATAGAAGTGGTGAAACAGAAGATACTACGATCGCTGACTTAGCTGTTGCCTTAAATTGCGGACAAATTAAAACCGGTTCTGCATCACGTACTGATCGCATGGCTAAATACAACCAGCTGATCCGCATTGAAGAAATGTTAGGCGAAAGCGGAATTTATCCAAAAGGAAAGATTAAATTTGGTAAGTAA
- a CDS encoding choice-of-anchor Q domain-containing protein, translated as MIQRHRKNNRLTTHVSRLIFCLLPFSFFILSSCSKDSFITSPNASLTTSDTIIKFDTVFTSVGSVTQTFRIANNNDQKILLSQVKLMGGNTSPFTININGIPANEANNIEIAANDSIYVFVTVNINPAATNLPFIVNDSILINYNGVTKFVQLQAYGQNAHFINSLLIDKDTTWTNDLPYVIQGLILVDKNVTLTLDKGVRIYSHADAPFIVDGTLIANGTEDSNVVFTGDRLDEVYKDLPASWPGVYFRSTGVNSALTHTVIKNAYQALVIDSASNNSNPKLTLHQCIIDNAYDVGLYGYNSFINADNCLISNCGSNVSLNNGGNYTFTNCTIATFGNSYITHKNPVLQASDNDETASTINTLTASFTNCIIWGDYGSVDDEVVVNKQSGSSIVTLNHSLYKAKSNLTNINFDTSIPNADPKFDSINVNRRIFDFHITKRQSPAVDAGTPTSFTLDLDDKSRVVNNLTDIGCYEKQ; from the coding sequence ATGATTCAAAGACATCGGAAAAATAATCGACTCACGACTCACGTCTCACGTCTCATTTTCTGCCTTTTACCTTTTTCTTTTTTTATATTATCCTCCTGCTCAAAAGATTCTTTCATCACAAGCCCTAATGCATCTTTAACTACCAGCGATACCATTATAAAATTCGACACGGTGTTTACTTCTGTTGGTTCGGTAACACAAACATTTAGAATAGCAAACAATAACGATCAAAAAATATTATTAAGCCAGGTAAAACTGATGGGGGGCAATACTTCTCCATTTACAATTAATATAAATGGTATTCCGGCTAATGAAGCCAATAATATTGAGATTGCTGCCAATGACAGCATTTATGTTTTTGTAACCGTGAACATCAATCCGGCAGCAACCAATTTGCCATTTATTGTAAATGATAGTATTCTCATAAATTATAATGGCGTTACTAAATTTGTTCAGTTACAAGCATATGGGCAAAATGCACATTTCATAAATAGCTTGCTTATTGATAAGGATACTACCTGGACAAATGATCTGCCTTATGTAATTCAAGGCTTGATATTAGTAGACAAAAATGTAACGTTGACACTTGATAAAGGCGTTCGGATCTACTCACATGCTGATGCTCCGTTTATCGTTGACGGCACTTTAATTGCCAATGGAACAGAAGACAGTAATGTAGTTTTTACAGGAGACAGGCTGGATGAAGTTTACAAAGATCTGCCGGCAAGCTGGCCGGGAGTTTATTTCCGCTCTACAGGCGTAAACAGCGCATTAACACATACCGTTATAAAAAATGCATACCAGGCCTTGGTGATTGATAGCGCTTCTAACAATTCCAATCCAAAACTAACCTTGCATCAATGCATAATTGACAATGCTTATGATGTAGGCTTATATGGATATAACAGTTTTATAAATGCTGATAATTGTCTGATCAGTAATTGTGGCAGCAATGTATCATTGAATAACGGAGGTAATTACACGTTCACCAACTGCACTATTGCAACGTTTGGCAATAGTTATATTACGCATAAAAATCCTGTATTGCAGGCAAGTGATAATGACGAAACTGCTTCTACAATTAACACCTTAACAGCCAGTTTTACCAACTGTATTATTTGGGGTGATTATGGAAGTGTAGATGATGAAGTAGTTGTAAACAAACAAAGCGGCAGCAGTATAGTAACGCTTAATCATTCATTATATAAAGCAAAAAGCAACCTAACGAATATCAATTTCGATACTTCTATTCCAAATGCTGATCCAAAGTTTGACAGCATTAATGTAAATAGAAGAATATTCGATTTTCATATTACTAAAAGGCAATCGCCGGCCGTTGATGCAGGCACTCCTACTTCATTTACTTTAGACCTGGATGATAAGTCCAGAGTTGTTAATAATTTAACTGACATAGGCTGTTACGAAAAACAATAA
- the ricT gene encoding PSP1 domain-containing protein: MGCGSCGSGGCKNNGACSSGGCNRMNVYDWLANLPFSDPESGCRIVEVSFNNGSRKDYFRNNTNYFFEKGDWIAVEGVSGFDVGMVNLTGELVRLQLKKHEIKENDQDIKKILRRANDADLSKLKETKAREKDVLIRSRAIAKQLNLDMKMAEVEIQADGRKATFFYIADDRVDFRELIKIYAGEFKVKVEMKQIGARQEAGKVGGIGSCGRELCCSSWLTDFKSVNTNAARYQNLSINQAKLSGQCGRLKCCLNYELDTYLDALQHFPDNCETIEIARGRAFLVKKDIFRNLMWFGMSDSTKQYPLTIERVRKIKSLNMQGIKPEELEAVEVVSNKPKEVEPEFVDVVGHISLRSLEKNSRKRREKERNDRNPNQHRRDNNHPQGQNPNRGPQQRRDNNQQGRPQHPQQRNQQPRNPQQGQNPNRGPQQRRDNNQPRQDNRPPKQES; encoded by the coding sequence ATGGGTTGTGGAAGTTGCGGAAGCGGTGGTTGTAAAAATAATGGTGCCTGCAGTAGCGGCGGCTGCAATCGTATGAACGTGTACGATTGGCTGGCAAATTTACCTTTCAGCGATCCCGAAAGCGGATGTCGTATTGTAGAAGTAAGTTTTAATAACGGAAGTCGCAAAGATTATTTCAGAAACAATACCAATTACTTTTTCGAAAAAGGTGATTGGATTGCGGTGGAAGGTGTAAGTGGTTTTGATGTAGGAATGGTAAACTTAACCGGCGAGTTGGTACGCTTACAATTAAAGAAGCACGAGATAAAAGAAAACGACCAGGATATAAAAAAGATCTTGCGCCGTGCCAATGATGCTGACTTAAGCAAATTAAAAGAAACAAAAGCAAGAGAAAAAGATGTGTTGATTCGCAGTCGGGCTATAGCCAAGCAACTGAATTTAGATATGAAAATGGCGGAAGTGGAAATTCAGGCGGATGGCAGAAAAGCAACCTTCTTTTATATTGCTGATGACAGAGTTGATTTTAGAGAGCTAATAAAAATATATGCCGGCGAATTTAAAGTAAAGGTAGAAATGAAGCAGATCGGCGCCCGCCAGGAAGCAGGAAAGGTAGGCGGCATCGGCAGTTGCGGCAGAGAGCTTTGTTGCAGCAGCTGGCTCACCGATTTTAAAAGTGTAAATACCAACGCAGCACGTTATCAAAATTTAAGTATCAATCAAGCCAAGTTAAGCGGTCAATGTGGTCGCTTAAAATGTTGCCTGAATTATGAATTGGATACTTATTTAGATGCATTGCAACATTTTCCTGATAACTGCGAAACAATAGAGATTGCAAGAGGCAGAGCATTTTTAGTAAAGAAAGATATTTTTAGAAACCTGATGTGGTTTGGCATGTCTGACAGCACTAAGCAATACCCGCTTACCATTGAAAGAGTTCGCAAAATAAAATCGCTGAACATGCAAGGCATTAAGCCGGAAGAATTAGAAGCGGTGGAAGTTGTAAGCAATAAACCAAAAGAAGTAGAACCGGAATTTGTAGACGTTGTGGGGCATATCAGTTTACGTAGCTTAGAAAAGAACAGTCGCAAGAGAAGGGAAAAAGAACGCAACGATAGAAACCCGAATCAACACCGCAGAGATAACAATCATCCGCAAGGGCAAAATCCAAACAGAGGTCCTCAACAACGCAGGGATAATAATCAACAAGGCAGGCCACAACACCCTCAGCAAAGAAATCAGCAACCAAGAAATCCGCAGCAGGGGCAAAATCCAAATAGAGGTCCTCAACAACGTAGAGATAATAATCAACCACGACAGGATAATCGTCCTCCAAAACAAGAAAGTTAA
- a CDS encoding ComF family protein — MNSFKTILSDTLHLFYPHVCNGCGSDILDDTNLLCLKCINELPHSNFAQHANNPIEKIFWGRIPITSAHAEFYFAKESLIQALIHQLKYKNNMEIGFYLGELMGKSLLNSNRFQNIDYLIPLPLYPDKERKRGYNQATVICNGISSAMNIPVLTNRVIRLRFTETQTRKHRTERWENVKGSFVVKNESILHNKNILLVDDVITTGATLESCGQAILKAEGTTLNIATLAFAAK; from the coding sequence ATGAACTCATTTAAAACCATTCTTTCCGATACACTTCACTTATTTTATCCGCATGTATGCAATGGTTGCGGCAGCGATATTTTAGATGACACCAATTTGCTCTGTTTAAAATGCATCAACGAACTTCCTCACAGCAATTTTGCACAGCATGCAAATAACCCAATAGAAAAAATATTTTGGGGAAGAATACCTATTACTTCTGCTCATGCTGAATTTTATTTTGCAAAAGAATCATTGATACAAGCACTTATTCATCAGCTTAAATATAAAAACAATATGGAGATAGGTTTTTATTTGGGTGAGTTGATGGGCAAAAGCTTGTTAAACAGTAATCGCTTTCAAAATATAGATTATTTGATCCCGTTACCATTATATCCTGATAAAGAACGCAAGCGTGGTTATAACCAGGCAACTGTTATTTGCAATGGCATTTCTTCCGCAATGAACATTCCTGTTTTAACTAACAGGGTAATTCGCCTGCGTTTTACGGAAACGCAAACACGCAAACACAGAACAGAAAGATGGGAAAATGTAAAGGGAAGCTTTGTCGTAAAAAATGAAAGCATTTTACATAACAAAAACATCTTACTGGTAGATGATGTAATTACCACTGGTGCCACTCTCGAATCTTGCGGACAGGCAATCTTAAAAGCAGAAGGAACAACTCTTAACATTGCTACTTTAGCCTTTGCTGCAAAATAA
- the gldA gene encoding gliding motility-associated ABC transporter ATP-binding subunit GldA: MSITVNNLTKIYGEQKAVNNISFSVSKGEIVGFLGPNGAGKSTTMKIITGYLEASSGNATVCGENVDSSSLSTKKKIGYLPESNALYYDMYVREYLDFLCGVHNIENRKPEIENVIATVGLTREANKKIGQLSKGYKQRVGLAAALIHNPEVLILDEPTSGLDPNQIIEIREVIKKLGQSKTVLFSSHILQEVEAICDRVIIINKGEIVADDKLSNLQKNNNSTQTVIVQFKETIDPTLLSNLQDVINVEKQENNWKLNTANPDNVKKQLLELSIKNNLNIVSLTNSNNNLENIFRSLTN, translated from the coding sequence ATGTCAATCACTGTAAATAATCTTACTAAAATTTACGGCGAACAAAAAGCCGTAAACAATATTTCATTCAGTGTAAGCAAAGGTGAAATTGTTGGTTTCCTTGGACCAAACGGTGCAGGTAAATCAACCACCATGAAAATTATTACAGGATACCTGGAAGCATCTTCCGGGAATGCAACAGTATGCGGCGAAAACGTAGACTCTTCCTCACTTTCCACAAAAAAGAAAATTGGTTATTTACCGGAATCTAATGCGCTGTATTACGATATGTATGTAAGAGAGTATTTAGATTTTTTATGTGGCGTGCATAACATTGAAAACAGGAAACCGGAAATAGAAAATGTAATTGCAACGGTTGGATTAACCAGGGAAGCCAATAAAAAGATCGGTCAACTAAGTAAAGGATATAAGCAACGTGTTGGATTAGCCGCCGCATTAATTCACAACCCGGAAGTGTTGATATTAGATGAACCTACCAGTGGATTAGATCCTAATCAAATCATAGAAATAAGAGAAGTAATAAAAAAGCTCGGACAAAGTAAGACGGTACTTTTCTCCTCTCACATATTACAGGAAGTAGAAGCCATTTGCGACAGAGTTATCATTATCAATAAAGGAGAAATTGTTGCAGATGATAAGCTAAGTAATCTTCAAAAGAATAATAATTCAACACAAACGGTAATCGTTCAATTTAAAGAAACGATAGATCCAACATTGCTAAGTAATTTACAAGATGTGATCAATGTTGAGAAGCAAGAGAACAATTGGAAACTAAATACTGCCAATCCTGATAATGTAAAAAAACAATTATTAGAGTTAAGTATTAAAAACAACCTCAATATTGTTTCTTTAACCAACAGTAATAATAACCTGGAAAATATTTTCCGCAGCCTTACCAACTAA